The following are encoded in a window of Thermoanaerobacter ethanolicus JW 200 genomic DNA:
- a CDS encoding YdcF family protein produces the protein MKLLLRFIGILIVIFVTVVITLEYQIISFALYEKPKKSDVIIVLGCAVYGKTPSPFFKERLDEALRLYKEGYGKYIIVSGGKGPGENISEAEAGKEYLLKNGIPEKIILTDDKSFSTYENLLFSKEIMDKNSLKTAIIISNKFHLKRASVIAKRIDINASFSGVFIKRYMLSDEAYGFLREIPALLYTYLKE, from the coding sequence ATGAAATTATTATTGAGGTTTATAGGGATTTTAATAGTAATTTTTGTTACAGTGGTAATAACATTAGAATATCAGATAATTTCTTTTGCACTTTATGAAAAACCAAAAAAATCTGATGTGATAATAGTTTTAGGCTGTGCAGTATATGGAAAGACGCCAAGTCCTTTTTTCAAAGAAAGGCTTGATGAGGCTTTGAGACTTTATAAAGAAGGGTATGGTAAGTATATAATAGTATCTGGAGGGAAAGGTCCTGGAGAGAATATTTCGGAAGCTGAGGCAGGGAAAGAATATCTTTTAAAAAATGGCATACCTGAAAAGATTATTTTAACTGATGATAAATCTTTTTCTACATATGAGAATTTACTTTTTTCCAAGGAAATTATGGATAAAAATTCATTAAAAACAGCAATAATTATTTCAAATAAATTTCATTTAAAAAGGGCAAGTGTAATAGCAAAGCGTATTGATATAAATGCGAGTTTTTCAGGAGTTTTTATAAAAAGATATATGTTAAGTGATGAAGCTTATGGTTTTTTACGTGAAATACCTGCACTTTTATATACATATTTAAAGGAATGA
- a CDS encoding PLDc N-terminal domain-containing protein, giving the protein MIDKLSNPELIKLLLPLAIIQLGLTVFSIYRLSKDKVKYLPKWAWFLIIIFGEILGCLIFLTIGRERE; this is encoded by the coding sequence ATGATTGATAAATTAAGCAATCCTGAATTAATAAAACTACTTCTTCCTTTAGCTATAATCCAGTTAGGACTTACTGTATTTTCAATTTACAGACTTTCAAAAGACAAAGTTAAATATCTTCCAAAATGGGCATGGTTTTTAATTATAATCTTTGGAGAAATATTAGGTTGCTTGATATTTTTAACTATAGGCAGGGAGAGAGAATAA
- a CDS encoding phosphatase PAP2 family protein, with translation MQIKRVLLDKDKNIFFYINKRIKCNILDKIMPKITHIGGPFFTIFSCLSLIFFGKNNVKASALEALTALVSSHLFVQLLKRKYTRPRPYMVLANTNTFKHLLKDYSFPSGHATASFSLAMTFSMFFPSLALFFISLAVLVGISRIYIGLHYPSDVLMGSTIGITFSYLTHFIATKLFL, from the coding sequence ATGCAAATAAAAAGAGTGCTTCTTGACAAAGACAAAAACATTTTTTTCTATATAAACAAAAGAATAAAATGTAATATATTGGACAAAATAATGCCTAAAATAACTCATATAGGAGGTCCTTTTTTTACAATATTTTCTTGCTTATCTTTAATATTTTTCGGAAAAAACAATGTGAAAGCCTCTGCTTTAGAAGCTTTAACTGCTCTTGTAAGCAGCCATTTGTTTGTTCAGCTCTTAAAAAGAAAATATACAAGACCAAGGCCTTATATGGTATTAGCTAATACAAATACTTTTAAACATCTTTTAAAAGATTATTCTTTTCCTTCAGGTCACGCTACTGCCAGTTTTTCACTTGCTATGACTTTTTCAATGTTTTTTCCAAGCCTTGCACTGTTCTTTATTTCGCTGGCAGTACTTGTAGGGATTTCAAGGATATACATTGGACTGCATTATCCTTCAGATGTATTAATGGGCTCAACGATAGGTATTACTTTTTCTTATCTAACCCATTTTATAGCTACAAAGTTGTTTTTGTAA
- the gltA gene encoding NADPH-dependent glutamate synthase, with product MPLNRSKKKTPMPTQKPEVRRRNFNEVALGYSEEEAVSEAQRCLQCKKPGCVEGCPVQVQIPQFIKRIAERDFEGAIKIIKETNSLPAICGRVCPQEAQCEKNCVLGKVGEPVAIGRLERFAADWERTKGIRPPVIPKKLGKKVAIIGSGPAGLTCAGDLAKLGYDVTIFEALHKPGGVLVYGIPEFRLPKIIVEQEVKFIQQLGVEIKTNMVMGKVLTIDDLFEMGYEAVFISTGAGLPKFMGIPGENYLGVYSANEFLTRINLMKAYSFPNTDTPIKVGKKVAVIGGGNVAMDAARSALRMGADEVHIVYRRSEEEMPARKEEFENAKEESIIFDFLTNPVRIIGNENGWVKGIECIRMELGEPDASGRRRPVPITGSEFIMDVDTVVIAIGTGPNPLLTKTTEGLELTKHGYIAVDEEGRTSREGVWAGGDIVTGSATVILAMGAGKKAARSIHEYLQNKKWR from the coding sequence ATGCCGTTAAATAGAAGCAAAAAGAAAACACCCATGCCTACCCAAAAGCCTGAAGTCCGCAGGCGTAATTTTAACGAAGTAGCTTTGGGCTATTCGGAAGAAGAGGCAGTTAGTGAAGCCCAGAGGTGCCTTCAGTGTAAAAAACCAGGATGTGTTGAAGGGTGCCCCGTTCAGGTACAAATTCCCCAGTTTATAAAACGTATTGCAGAAAGAGATTTTGAAGGAGCTATAAAGATTATAAAAGAAACCAACAGCTTGCCCGCCATATGTGGCAGAGTCTGTCCACAAGAAGCACAATGCGAGAAAAACTGTGTTTTGGGCAAAGTAGGTGAACCTGTGGCCATAGGTCGCCTAGAACGGTTCGCAGCAGACTGGGAGAGAACAAAAGGTATCCGTCCCCCGGTAATTCCTAAAAAGCTTGGTAAAAAAGTGGCCATCATCGGTTCCGGGCCCGCCGGTCTCACCTGTGCAGGAGATTTGGCTAAACTCGGCTATGATGTAACGATCTTTGAAGCTCTTCACAAACCCGGCGGCGTACTGGTATACGGTATTCCTGAATTCAGGCTACCGAAAATTATAGTGGAACAAGAAGTAAAGTTTATACAACAGCTGGGCGTAGAAATTAAAACCAACATGGTTATGGGCAAAGTTCTGACGATAGACGACCTTTTTGAAATGGGGTATGAGGCTGTCTTTATCAGCACCGGAGCTGGCCTCCCGAAATTTATGGGCATACCTGGTGAAAACTACCTTGGCGTGTATTCAGCCAACGAGTTTCTAACCAGAATAAACCTGATGAAAGCCTATTCTTTTCCCAACACTGACACCCCCATAAAGGTAGGCAAAAAAGTAGCAGTAATAGGGGGTGGCAATGTAGCTATGGATGCAGCCAGGTCTGCTCTAAGAATGGGAGCTGACGAAGTTCATATTGTGTATCGCCGTTCTGAAGAAGAAATGCCCGCAAGAAAAGAAGAATTCGAGAACGCTAAAGAGGAAAGTATTATATTTGATTTCCTCACAAATCCAGTGAGAATAATAGGTAACGAAAATGGTTGGGTCAAAGGTATTGAGTGTATCCGCATGGAACTTGGAGAACCTGACGCTTCGGGTCGTCGTCGTCCAGTTCCTATAACGGGTTCTGAATTTATTATGGATGTTGATACGGTAGTAATCGCCATAGGTACTGGCCCTAATCCCCTCCTCACAAAGACCACTGAAGGCTTAGAACTTACAAAACACGGTTATATCGCTGTCGATGAAGAGGGAAGAACTTCCAGAGAAGGGGTATGGGCTGGAGGCGATATTGTAACGGGTTCAGCTACTGTAATTTTGGCCATGGGTGCCGGAAAAAAAGCAGCTCGCTCCATCCATGAATACTTACAAAACAAAAAATGGCGGTAA
- the mgtA gene encoding magnesium-translocating P-type ATPase, with amino-acid sequence MIKIAKKNGFTDTILTQLIEFAKKDVDEVLAQLGTDREGLTSEEAEDRLEMYGLNEVAHEKPAPWYIQLIKAFINPFIGILVFLAIVSYITDVLFTAPQDRDWSTIIIISIMVTVSGLLRFVQEYRSNIEAEKLKALVHTTAAVIRKDTGEREIKMEEIVPGDIIHLAAGDMVPADVRVITSKDLFINQATLSGESEPVEKYPDLKEEKRKAKDLNLSDLENICFMGTNVVSGSAIAVVLSTGDRTYFGSMAKSLVGHRAMTSFEKGINNVSKVLIKFMAVMFPIVFVINGLTKGNWLDALLFALAVAVGLTPEMLPMIVTTNLAKGAVTMAKHKTIVKRLDAIQNFGAMDILCTDKTGTLTLNKIVVEKHLDIHGNEDDRVLRHAYLNSYYQTGLRNLMDVAILEYGVEKGFNGLDKIYKKVDEIPFDFVRRRMSVVLESEGGKRQLVTKGAVEEVLSICEYAEYKGEVVPLTDEIRQEVREMVRKLNEDGMRVLAVAQKNDVPPEGVFSVADESKMVLMGYIGFLDPPKESAPYAIKALKEHGVDVKILTGDNEIVTKKICKEVGIAVENILLGNEIENMTDEELAEVAEKTTIFAKLSPMQKSRIIKALQSKGHIVGYMGDGINDASALREADVGISVDSAVDIAKESADIILLEKSLTVLEEGVVEGRRIFGNIMKYIAITSSSNFGNVFSVLVASAFLPFLPMQPLQLLFLNLTYDLSMTSVPWDTMDKEYIQKPRKWDAANIGNFMVWFGPTSSIFDITTYALMFFVIGPLVIGGSYFLLPEALKLQFVSLFQTGWFVESLWTQTMVVHMLRTEKIPFIQSIASWPLLLFTSTAVTVGTIVPFTSFGKDLGMMPLPGIYFLFLAATLLAYLTLAQYVKTRFVKRFGSLL; translated from the coding sequence ATGATCAAAATCGCAAAGAAAAATGGATTCACAGATACGATACTTACCCAATTAATTGAGTTTGCGAAAAAAGATGTAGATGAAGTTTTGGCACAATTAGGCACAGATAGAGAAGGTTTGACTTCTGAGGAAGCAGAAGATAGACTTGAAATGTATGGTTTAAATGAAGTAGCCCATGAAAAACCAGCTCCTTGGTATATTCAATTGATTAAAGCTTTTATTAATCCCTTCATAGGTATATTGGTATTTTTGGCAATTGTGTCATATATAACTGATGTACTTTTTACTGCACCTCAAGACAGAGATTGGAGCACCATAATTATTATCTCTATAATGGTAACGGTTAGTGGACTGCTTCGCTTTGTTCAAGAGTACCGCTCCAATATAGAAGCGGAAAAATTGAAAGCCCTTGTTCACACGACTGCTGCAGTTATTCGCAAAGATACAGGTGAGAGAGAAATAAAAATGGAAGAAATAGTACCTGGTGATATAATACATTTGGCAGCAGGAGATATGGTACCTGCAGATGTTAGGGTTATTACTTCCAAGGACTTATTCATAAACCAAGCGACCTTGTCAGGAGAATCTGAACCAGTTGAGAAATATCCGGATTTAAAAGAAGAAAAAAGGAAAGCTAAGGATTTAAACCTCTCAGACTTAGAAAATATATGCTTTATGGGTACCAATGTAGTAAGTGGCTCTGCTATTGCTGTAGTTCTTTCAACAGGTGACCGTACTTATTTTGGTTCAATGGCAAAGTCCCTTGTAGGGCATAGGGCAATGACAAGTTTTGAAAAGGGTATTAACAATGTCAGCAAAGTGCTTATCAAGTTTATGGCAGTTATGTTTCCAATTGTTTTTGTGATAAATGGCCTTACAAAGGGTAATTGGTTGGATGCATTGCTTTTTGCCTTGGCTGTAGCTGTTGGACTTACTCCCGAAATGCTTCCAATGATAGTCACTACAAACCTTGCTAAAGGTGCTGTGACAATGGCAAAACATAAGACAATTGTCAAGAGATTAGATGCTATTCAAAATTTCGGAGCAATGGATATACTTTGTACTGATAAGACTGGCACTTTGACATTAAACAAAATAGTTGTAGAAAAACATCTTGATATACATGGAAATGAAGATGACAGAGTTTTAAGACATGCATATCTTAACAGTTATTATCAAACAGGTCTAAGGAACTTGATGGATGTAGCTATTTTAGAGTATGGAGTTGAAAAGGGCTTTAATGGTTTAGATAAAATATACAAAAAAGTTGATGAGATACCCTTTGATTTTGTAAGGCGAAGAATGTCTGTAGTTTTAGAGAGCGAAGGTGGGAAAAGGCAGCTTGTAACGAAAGGCGCCGTTGAAGAAGTGCTTTCCATCTGCGAATACGCTGAGTACAAAGGTGAAGTTGTTCCTTTGACAGATGAAATACGCCAAGAAGTAAGAGAAATGGTAAGAAAATTAAATGAAGACGGAATGAGGGTGCTTGCCGTAGCTCAAAAAAATGATGTTCCACCAGAGGGAGTTTTCAGTGTGGCGGATGAAAGTAAGATGGTTCTCATGGGTTATATAGGTTTTCTAGACCCGCCAAAAGAATCTGCACCTTATGCGATAAAAGCCTTAAAAGAACATGGAGTAGATGTAAAAATTCTTACTGGTGACAATGAAATAGTGACAAAGAAAATCTGTAAAGAAGTGGGGATTGCTGTAGAGAATATTCTATTAGGAAATGAAATAGAGAATATGACAGATGAAGAATTAGCAGAAGTAGCAGAAAAGACGACAATTTTTGCAAAACTTTCTCCTATGCAAAAATCGAGAATAATAAAGGCTTTACAAAGCAAAGGCCACATTGTTGGATATATGGGGGACGGTATCAATGATGCGTCTGCACTAAGAGAAGCCGATGTTGGAATTTCTGTTGACTCTGCAGTAGATATTGCAAAAGAATCAGCAGATATAATACTTTTAGAAAAAAGTCTTACGGTATTAGAAGAGGGAGTTGTAGAAGGACGCAGAATTTTTGGAAATATTATGAAATACATTGCAATTACATCGAGTTCTAATTTTGGTAATGTATTTTCAGTTTTAGTAGCAAGTGCATTTTTGCCTTTTTTGCCAATGCAGCCATTGCAACTTCTTTTCCTTAATTTAACTTATGATTTGTCAATGACATCAGTGCCTTGGGATACAATGGATAAAGAGTATATACAAAAGCCAAGAAAATGGGATGCTGCAAATATAGGCAATTTCATGGTATGGTTTGGACCTACTAGTTCAATTTTTGATATAACCACTTATGCTTTGATGTTTTTTGTAATTGGTCCGTTGGTTATAGGTGGCTCTTACTTCTTGTTGCCTGAAGCACTTAAACTCCAATTTGTTTCACTTTTCCAAACAGGCTGGTTTGTAGAAAGCTTATGGACACAAACAATGGTAGTTCATATGCTTAGAACCGAGAAGATTCCTTTTATACAAAGCATTGCTTCATGGCCGCTATTACTTTTTACATCTACAGCTGTTACAGTAGGAACGATTGTTCCATTTACCTCCTTTGGAAAAGACCTTGGAATGATGCCATTGCCAGGAATATACTTCTTATTCTTAGCAGCTACCCTCCTTGCATACTTGACTTTGGCGCAATACGTTAAAACGAGATTTGTAAAAAGATTTGGAAGTTTGCTGTAA
- a CDS encoding ABC transporter permease — translation MNTFKAYLKKEIIESWRHYKYLILLIGIVLFAILDPIILKLLPEMLKNEINGDLASLIQIDMKSAVQNYIKDLNQISLLIVLLTLMGTLREEVSSQKLVFPYSKGANLSAIVISKILHYSVTLSIFIITGFAINYYYATTLFHNNVIAFNKILISSILMSIYYIFIITLLIFLSSILKKGIIAALLVLILHIVSSILVNIDKIAKFIPYNLISLANSFSTENILTTIISAILYCIILSIFTMKIMNKIEII, via the coding sequence ATGAACACCTTTAAAGCATATCTGAAAAAGGAAATAATAGAATCGTGGAGGCATTACAAATATCTAATACTTCTAATTGGCATTGTTCTATTTGCTATACTTGATCCTATAATCCTTAAATTGCTTCCAGAAATGCTTAAAAATGAAATAAATGGTGATTTAGCTTCTTTAATACAAATTGATATGAAATCTGCAGTACAAAATTATATAAAGGATTTAAATCAAATATCATTACTGATAGTGCTTTTAACACTCATGGGAACCCTAAGAGAAGAAGTGTCTTCACAAAAATTAGTATTCCCTTATTCTAAAGGTGCTAACCTTTCAGCTATTGTCATATCAAAAATACTTCATTATTCCGTTACTTTGTCAATTTTCATAATAACTGGATTTGCTATTAATTACTATTACGCAACAACACTTTTCCATAACAACGTCATAGCTTTCAATAAAATATTAATATCATCTATCTTAATGTCAATTTATTATATTTTCATAATAACATTGCTTATATTTTTGAGTAGCATTTTGAAAAAAGGTATAATAGCTGCATTATTAGTATTAATACTTCATATAGTCTCATCAATATTAGTAAATATTGATAAAATAGCTAAATTTATTCCCTACAACTTAATTTCACTTGCGAATTCCTTTAGTACAGAAAATATTTTAACTACAATTATATCGGCAATACTATATTGCATAATATTGTCCATATTTACAATGAAAATAATGAACAAAATTGAAATAATATAA
- the sigY gene encoding RNA polymerase sigma factor SigY, whose product MEEKELIYKAKNGNKYALNELLSQNYNTLLGYCIKMTGNPMLAQDIVQETMLKAILNIKNFTPEVKFSTWLLKIATNTFKDYLRKHKNIELVEEIFSNTEEDVEETAMTNIQYSELMNILMKLPYEKRAVFILKHYYGYKYQEIAKIMDCPVGTVRSRLHNAIKEIMSEMGRRGIL is encoded by the coding sequence ATGGAAGAGAAAGAACTAATATATAAAGCAAAAAATGGTAATAAATATGCTCTAAATGAGTTACTCTCCCAAAACTATAATACTTTATTAGGATATTGCATTAAAATGACAGGTAATCCGATGCTTGCCCAGGATATAGTACAGGAAACAATGCTCAAAGCTATTTTAAATATTAAAAATTTTACTCCTGAAGTCAAGTTCTCAACATGGCTTTTAAAAATCGCAACTAATACATTTAAAGATTATTTAAGAAAACACAAAAATATTGAACTTGTAGAAGAAATATTTTCAAATACTGAAGAAGATGTAGAAGAGACCGCTATGACAAATATTCAATACAGCGAACTAATGAATATTTTAATGAAACTGCCTTATGAGAAAAGAGCAGTATTCATTTTAAAACACTATTATGGATATAAATACCAAGAAATTGCGAAAATAATGGACTGCCCTGTTGGCACAGTACGGTCACGTTTACACAATGCTATAAAAGAAATAATGTCAGAAATGGGAAGAAGGGGTATATTGTGA
- a CDS encoding type II toxin-antitoxin system HicB family antitoxin — protein MPNELNYRVEIVKLSEEDGGGYLAIVPRLHGCISDGETPEDALKNVQDAIKCWIKTAKEKGKKIPPEEEYREESEHSGKLLLRIPKSMHKTLSEMAEEEGVSLNNLIQNLLSFAIGYKRAKKDISSDYRPAFNDIIIESLIGKWKKVDNVELVN, from the coding sequence ATGCCAAATGAGTTAAACTACAGAGTTGAAATTGTTAAGCTTTCTGAAGAAGATGGAGGTGGTTATTTGGCTATTGTACCAAGATTGCATGGTTGTATAAGTGATGGAGAAACCCCAGAAGACGCATTAAAAAATGTTCAGGATGCAATAAAATGTTGGATTAAAACAGCCAAAGAAAAGGGAAAGAAAATTCCTCCAGAAGAAGAGTATAGGGAAGAAAGCGAACATAGTGGTAAACTTCTTTTAAGAATTCCTAAGAGCATGCACAAAACACTTTCAGAAATGGCTGAAGAGGAAGGGGTAAGTTTAAATAATTTAATTCAAAATCTACTCTCATTTGCCATTGGTTATAAAAGAGCAAAAAAAGATATAAGCAGTGATTATAGACCAGCATTTAATGACATAATAATTGAGTCGTTAATAGGAAAATGGAAAAAGGTAGATAATGTAGAATTGGTAAATTAA
- a CDS encoding type II toxin-antitoxin system HicA family toxin, translated as MSQIKKLYKKIKENPKNVRFEEIDKILKYFGFEAREPGSGSSHITYSHADLEDILTIPKGRPHIKAVYVKKALKLIELLDVKFEDEEE; from the coding sequence ATGAGCCAGATTAAAAAACTGTATAAAAAAATAAAAGAAAATCCTAAAAATGTTAGATTCGAAGAAATAGATAAAATTTTAAAATATTTTGGATTTGAAGCTCGAGAGCCAGGAAGTGGTTCAAGTCATATAACTTATTCTCATGCTGACCTAGAAGACATATTAACTATTCCAAAAGGAAGGCCTCACATTAAGGCGGTTTATGTAAAAAAGGCTTTGAAGCTTATTGAATTGCTTGATGTTAAATTTGAAGATGAGGAGGAATAA
- a CDS encoding ABC transporter ATP-binding protein: MIKAFNLTKKYGKYEVLKGISFEVEKGNIYGLLGRNGAGKTTTMNILTGLIDYDEGEIYINGKMLNRNNRKLINEIGYLPENPTFYNYMTGSEYLYFISKIRGIPHQKVRTEVEELLNTVKLKEAANKKIQGYSRGMKQKLGLAVALLDNPEIIFLDEPTSALDPESRYDILNQILEMKKNGKTIFLSTHILSDAERVCDYVGILDKGKIIFSGRLKELKQKYIQPVYDIVFENLPTNAEEKLNNVKWIDDIKIENDIISIYVNDIEAAKKNILNEISKLSIPVISLQRRENTLEDIFIRMVKQNEHL, encoded by the coding sequence ATGATAAAAGCTTTTAATCTAACAAAAAAATACGGTAAATATGAAGTTTTAAAAGGGATAAGTTTTGAAGTTGAAAAAGGAAATATTTACGGCTTATTAGGGCGAAATGGTGCTGGCAAAACTACCACAATGAATATTTTAACAGGGCTTATTGATTATGATGAGGGAGAAATATATATCAATGGTAAAATGTTAAATAGAAATAATAGGAAACTAATTAACGAAATAGGATACCTTCCTGAAAATCCTACTTTTTATAACTACATGACTGGTAGCGAATACCTGTATTTTATAAGTAAAATAAGAGGTATTCCTCATCAAAAAGTTAGAACAGAAGTGGAAGAACTCCTTAATACAGTTAAATTAAAAGAAGCCGCCAACAAAAAAATACAAGGTTATTCAAGAGGAATGAAGCAAAAATTAGGACTGGCGGTGGCTCTTTTAGATAACCCTGAAATAATTTTTTTAGATGAACCTACATCTGCCTTAGATCCAGAAAGCAGATATGATATACTTAATCAAATCTTGGAAATGAAGAAAAATGGAAAAACCATATTCTTATCTACCCATATATTAAGTGATGCTGAGAGAGTTTGCGACTATGTTGGCATACTTGATAAAGGTAAAATTATCTTTTCAGGAAGATTAAAAGAATTAAAGCAAAAATATATTCAGCCTGTGTATGATATTGTCTTTGAAAATTTACCTACCAATGCTGAAGAAAAACTTAATAATGTAAAATGGATTGATGATATTAAAATAGAGAATGATATTATAAGTATTTACGTAAATGACATTGAAGCAGCAAAAAAGAATATCCTCAATGAAATATCAAAACTTAGTATACCTGTTATATCACTGCAAAGAAGAGAAAATACTCTAGAGGACATATTTATAAGGATGGTGAAGCAAAATGAACACCTTTAA
- a CDS encoding zf-HC2 domain-containing protein, which translates to MKRECKKIQDKIIDIHYNELSDNTEVISHIENCSDCYTFKKNLKLTLNYMDTLDIDMSDLQVNIAEIIEKAEQIRNKRKDRLELLIFITTSIIFLISSVLFMANLDVRLLLYTQIFLYFNLPLILIPFYKLKTSRR; encoded by the coding sequence GTGAAAAGAGAATGTAAAAAAATACAAGACAAAATAATTGATATTCACTACAATGAACTTAGTGACAATACAGAAGTAATTTCACATATTGAAAATTGCAGTGACTGTTATACATTCAAAAAAAATTTAAAACTAACATTAAATTACATGGATACCTTAGATATTGATATGTCAGACTTGCAAGTAAATATCGCAGAAATTATAGAAAAGGCAGAGCAAATAAGAAATAAACGAAAAGATAGACTTGAATTGCTTATTTTTATAACCACATCAATAATTTTCTTAATATCATCAGTATTATTTATGGCAAATTTGGATGTTAGGTTGCTCCTATACACGCAAATTTTCCTTTATTTCAATCTGCCATTAATCTTAATACCCTTTTACAAATTAAAGACTTCAAGGAGATGA
- a CDS encoding zinc ribbon domain-containing protein — MSKNTLILIIVIPLLFLQALWIFMDAKKRGEKYYWAWGIFGLLNIPTSLIIYLFVTRYGYLKCPNCGKTVRNDYKFCPYCGTSLKKTCPKCGAEIKDDWKYCPECSTKLK, encoded by the coding sequence ATGTCCAAAAACACATTAATTTTAATAATTGTAATACCCCTATTATTTCTTCAAGCTTTATGGATTTTTATGGATGCAAAAAAACGTGGTGAAAAATACTACTGGGCATGGGGGATTTTTGGACTCCTAAATATACCTACCTCTTTAATCATATACCTTTTTGTAACAAGGTATGGATATCTTAAATGTCCTAATTGTGGGAAAACAGTAAGAAATGATTACAAATTCTGTCCTTATTGTGGTACTTCTTTAAAGAAAACATGTCCAAAATGTGGAGCTGAAATAAAAGATGATTGGAAATACTGTCCTGAATGTTCAACAAAATTAAAATAA